A genome region from Brassica oleracea var. oleracea cultivar TO1000 chromosome C2, BOL, whole genome shotgun sequence includes the following:
- the LOC106324564 gene encoding putative F-box protein At5g62660, translating into MVKFLSLMSAIQWKKWLSKAMGRGRRHKLDCLVVAPEIPWNLMIEILTRLPAKSLMRFKCVSKTWSLLIRSRYFSNLYLTVASPRRPPCLYMSLMNHYMCDSIGVCQSPRESQLLSLSSSTSNSAESFDLDLTMQGMGGHDMVVLRGLILYIVCGKACIYNPTTRQSVTLPVRPVIKFSQKVKGCDESIIYYFGHDPVLDQYKILCIVSTLLTGINRLTSEHWVYVLESGGFWKRIGFDCQPHIPTIGRLCINGVIYYLAYASLSCYVLVSFDVRSEQFNMIQVPKELSGLIRDNPMGFIEYGGKPAIFDQTYLIQMGKVDLWVLEGGGAWSTKSLVLQPCEMHLLNESIKLLVRGTTQNDEVILAPCKLFSNYYLRKNDLRKVNVGLTSDHWFGKPYADYILFDKNESILHLNNIGPLVCVLPQCSNYLCFIQKINR; encoded by the coding sequence ATGGTTAAGTTTCTATCTCTGATGTCAGCTATTCAATGGAAGAAGTGGCTGTCAAAGGCGATGGGAAGAGGAAGAAGACATAAACTAGATTGTTTGGTGGTGGCGCCGGAGATTCCGTGGAATCTCATGATCGAGATTCTGACTAGATTGCCTGCTAAATCGCTGATGAGGTTCAAGTGTGTGTCAAAGACATGGTCACTTCTTATCCGTTCTCGATATTTTAGCAACCTTTATCTTACGGTCGCATCCCCAAGGCGACCACCTTGTCTATACATGAGTTTGATGAACCACTATATGTGTGATTCCATAGGGGTCTGCCAGAGCCCCCGTGAGTCTCAACTGCTATCGTTATCATCATCAACTAGTAATAGTGCTGAATCTTTTGACTTAGATTTGACCATGCAAGGGATGGGAGGACACGATATGGTGGTTCTTCGTGGATTGATTTTGTACATTGTTTGCGGAAAAGCGTGTATCTATAATCCCACCACTAGACAAAGTGTAACCTTACCGGTCAGACCGGTCATCAAATTTTCCCAAAAAGTCAAAGGTTGTGATGAGAGTATCATCTACTATTTCGGACACGATCCTGTTCTTGATCAATACAAAATATTATGCATTGTTAGTACGCTCTTAACAGGGATAAATCGTTTAACCTCGGAGCATTGGGTCTACGTACTAGAAAGTGGAGGTTTTTGGAAAAGAATTGGATTTGATTGTCAACCTCACATTCCTACAATAGGAAGACTATGCATCAATGGAGTTATATATTATTTGGCTTACGCTAGTTTGTCTTGCTACGTCCTTGTCAGTTTTGATGTTAGATCTGAACAGTTCAATATGATCCAAGTACCTAAGGAGTTGTCTGGATTAATACGAGATAACCCAATGGGCTTTATAGAATATGGAGGAAAGCCAGCTATTTTTGATCAGACCTATCTTATACAGATGGGCAAGGTGGACTTATGGGTCTTAGAAGGTGGTGGAGCATGGTCGACGAAGTCCCTGGTTTTGCAGCCTTGTGAGATGCATTTACTCAATGAGAGCATTAAATTGTTGGTACGAGGTACAACTCAAAACGACGAGGTTATATTGGCACCTTGTAAGTTGTTTTCCAATTATTATCTTCGAAAGAATGATTTGAGAAAGGTTAATGTTGGACTAACATCGGACCACTGGTTTGGTAAGCCGTACGCTGATTATATTCTTTTTGATAAGAATGAAAGCATCTTGCACTTGAATAACATCGGACCACTAGTTTGTGTTTTGCCTCAATGTAGCAACTATTTGTGTTTCATACAAAAAATTAATCGTTAA
- the LOC106324703 gene encoding 50S ribosomal protein L22-like isoform X1, whose protein sequence is MAGWQRNLQLIRHVARRVKNSNISTAHYSSARNLESPFSKVGYLQGLLRPTYSSTPLHHYLQQVGISTSRTFKASEEPISSPLSSPALLGSGKEEEQKIIPKRKKVQAVLKAIKQSPKKVNLVAALVRGMRVEDALMQLQVTVKRASHTVYRVIHAARANASHNHGLDPDRLIIAEAFVGKGLFKKRISIHGKGKCGLMIRPECRLTVIVREITPEEETEIAKLKVHNFKKLSKRERRLVPHKLIETTPIWNRRGTKASHRSSELVPSR, encoded by the exons ATGGCGGGCTGGCAGAGGAATCTACAGCTGATTCGTCACGTCGCGAGAAGAGTGAAGAACAGTAACATTTCAACAGCCCATTACTCTTCAGCTCGCAATTTGGAATCTCCTTTCTCGAAAG TAGGTTACTTGCAGGGTCTCCTGAGACCAACCTACTCTTCAACACCACTGCATCACTATCTACAACAAGTG GGCATTTCTACCTCGAGAACATTTAAGGCTAGTGAAGAGCCTATATCATCACCTTTGTCATCTCCAGCTCTGTTGGGTAGTGGCAAAGAAGAAGAGCAGAAGATTATCCCAAAGCGTAAAAAAGTACAGGCTGTACTCAAAGCCATAAAGCAG AGTCCTAAGAAGGTCAACCTAGTTGCAGCACTAGTGCGTGGTATGCGCGTTGAAGATGCTCTTATGCAACTTCAGGTCACAGTTAAACGGGCTTCCCACACTGTGTACCGG GTTATCCACGCTGCTCGAGCAAATGCTTCTCATAACCATGGACTAGATCCTGACCGTCTCATCATTG CTGAAGCCTTTGTTGGGAAGGGACTCTTCAAGAAGAGGATATCTATCCATGGAAAAGGGAAATGCGGGTTGATGATAAGACCAGAGTGTCGCCTAACTGTCATAGTTAGGGAGATTACTCCTGAGGAAGAAACTGAGATTGCGAAGCTCAAAGTTCATAACTTCAAGAAGCTAAGCAAGCGGGAGAGGAGGCTTGTCCCCCACAAGCTGATTGAGACAACTCCAATCTGGAACCGTAGAGGCACTAAAGCTAGTCATCGGTCCTCGGAGCTGGTGCCATCTCGCTAG
- the LOC106325406 gene encoding microtubule-associated protein RP/EB family member 1B, protein MATNIGIMDSAYFVGRNEILGWINDRLHLNLSRIEEAASGAVQCQMMDMTFPGVVPMHKVNFDAKNEYEMIQNYKVMQEVFTKLKITKPLEVNKLVKGRPLDNLEFLQWLKRFCDSINGGIMNENYNPVERRLRGGKEKSVKGSSKVSKSLQTNNMHQPPPVTTSNKTFGPKQAKSHAVGGGSNSSAEVQALSKELEDLKVSVDLLEKERDFYFTKLRDVEILCQTPEIDDLPIVVAVKKILYAVDANESALEEAQECLSQSLGLGAEEVEQEAETQT, encoded by the exons ATGGCGACGAACATTGGTATAATGGACAGTGCTTACTTTGTTGGAAGAAACGAGATTCTTGGTTGGATCAATGACCGTCTTCATCTCAATCTCTCTCGCATTGAAGAG GCTGCATCGGGTGCTGTTCAATGTCAAATGATGGACATGACCTTTCCAGGGGTTGTGCCAATGCACAAG GTTAATTTTGATGCAAAGAACGAGTATGAGATGATCCAAAACTACAAAGTCATGCAAGAAGTCTTCACCAAATTGAAAATTACAAAG CCATTGGAAGTCAACAAGCTTGTCAAAGGGAGACCACTAGACAACTTGGAGTTTCTACAATGGCTGAAACGTTTTTGTGATTCCATAAATGGTGGCATTATGAATGA GAATTATAATCCAGTAGAACGAAGATTAAGAGGTGGCAAAGAGAAAAGTGTAAAAGGATCTAGTAAGGTCTCAAAGTCATTGCAAACAAACAATATGCATCAGCCTCCTCCAGTCACTACTTCCAACAAAACATTTG GTCCCAAGCAAGCTAAATCACATGCTGTTGGAGGTGGGAGCAACTCATCAGCCGAAGTGCAAGCTCTGTCAAAGGAG CTTGAAGATCTCAAGGTCTCGGTTGATCTCTTGGAAAAGGAAAGAGATTTTTACTTCACTAAGCTCAGGGATGTAGAGATACTCTGTCAGACTCCTGAGATCGATGATCTTCCA ATAGTGGTAGCGGTTAAGAAGATCTTATATGCAGTAGATGCTAATGAATCTGCATTAGAAGAAGCTCAAGAGTGCCTAAGCCAGTCTCTAGGGCTTGGGGCTGAGGAAGTAGAACAAGAAGCAGAGACCCAGACTTAA
- the LOC106326526 gene encoding HVA22-like protein b has protein sequence MFSAIGSLLRLIFKNLDVIAGPIISLVYPLYASVRAIESRTGGDDKQWLTYWALYSLIKLFELTFYRLIEWIPLWQYAKLALTCWLVLPGLSGASYLYENYVRSFLLSPHSANVWYVPAKKDDDDLAAAAGKFTPSREPTEKHVSSVDTSAKYVGGSAFDDTYVY, from the exons ATGTTTTCAGCTATCGGAAGTTTATTGAGGCTCATCTTCAAGAACTTGGACGTCATCGCTGG ACCTATCATTAGCTTGGTTTATCCTCT ATACGCATCAGTGAGGGCAATAGAGTCGAGGACCGGTGGAGACGACAAGCAATGGCTCACTTATTGGGCTCTTTATTCACTTATCAAACTCTTTGAGCTCACTTTCTATAGACTCATCGAATG GATTCCGTTATGGCAATACGCCAAGCTAGCCTTAACCTGTTGGTTGGTGTTACCGGGATTGAGCGGCGCTTCTTACCTCTACGAGAACTATGTGCGTTCATTCCTTTTAAGCCCACATAGTGCCAACGTGTGGTACGTGCCAGCTAAGAAGGATGATGATGACTTAGCTGCAGCTGCTGGGAAATTTACTCCGTCCAGAGAGCCTACAGAAAAGCATGTTAGCTCG GTGGATACATCAGCCAAATATGTTGGGGGCTCGGCCTTTGATGATACATATGTATACTAG
- the LOC106324703 gene encoding 50S ribosomal protein L22-like isoform X2, with the protein MAGWQRNLQLIRHVARRVKNSNISTAHYSSARNLESPFSKGYLQGLLRPTYSSTPLHHYLQQVGISTSRTFKASEEPISSPLSSPALLGSGKEEEQKIIPKRKKVQAVLKAIKQSPKKVNLVAALVRGMRVEDALMQLQVTVKRASHTVYRVIHAARANASHNHGLDPDRLIIAEAFVGKGLFKKRISIHGKGKCGLMIRPECRLTVIVREITPEEETEIAKLKVHNFKKLSKRERRLVPHKLIETTPIWNRRGTKASHRSSELVPSR; encoded by the exons ATGGCGGGCTGGCAGAGGAATCTACAGCTGATTCGTCACGTCGCGAGAAGAGTGAAGAACAGTAACATTTCAACAGCCCATTACTCTTCAGCTCGCAATTTGGAATCTCCTTTCTCGAAAG GTTACTTGCAGGGTCTCCTGAGACCAACCTACTCTTCAACACCACTGCATCACTATCTACAACAAGTG GGCATTTCTACCTCGAGAACATTTAAGGCTAGTGAAGAGCCTATATCATCACCTTTGTCATCTCCAGCTCTGTTGGGTAGTGGCAAAGAAGAAGAGCAGAAGATTATCCCAAAGCGTAAAAAAGTACAGGCTGTACTCAAAGCCATAAAGCAG AGTCCTAAGAAGGTCAACCTAGTTGCAGCACTAGTGCGTGGTATGCGCGTTGAAGATGCTCTTATGCAACTTCAGGTCACAGTTAAACGGGCTTCCCACACTGTGTACCGG GTTATCCACGCTGCTCGAGCAAATGCTTCTCATAACCATGGACTAGATCCTGACCGTCTCATCATTG CTGAAGCCTTTGTTGGGAAGGGACTCTTCAAGAAGAGGATATCTATCCATGGAAAAGGGAAATGCGGGTTGATGATAAGACCAGAGTGTCGCCTAACTGTCATAGTTAGGGAGATTACTCCTGAGGAAGAAACTGAGATTGCGAAGCTCAAAGTTCATAACTTCAAGAAGCTAAGCAAGCGGGAGAGGAGGCTTGTCCCCCACAAGCTGATTGAGACAACTCCAATCTGGAACCGTAGAGGCACTAAAGCTAGTCATCGGTCCTCGGAGCTGGTGCCATCTCGCTAG